The window GCGGCGGACCAGACGATGACCAGATCGACGTCACTGTCTGCGGCCGAGGCGCCGCGGGCCACTGAGCCGTACAGTGCGGCGGTGGTCTCGTCGTCTGCCAGTGCCGCGACGAGATTGGCGATGAGGAGTTCCACGCGGCTGCGCGACGACAGGATGTCCCGTATCGGTGGCCAGAGGACATGATCCCGGTTGAGCGTGAACAGCGCTGACGATCCGACGGTCTGCCGAAGAACGAGCCCCAGGGAGGTGAGCCGCTCCAGCGTCCGCCATCCTGTCGACCACGGGACCTGGGCCAACTCCGCAGCTCGCCTACCGGTGATGCCACCGTTCAGTCGGGCGAGGTGACTCAGTAGTCGAGAGGTCGCGGGGCCGAGCAGGGCGTCGCCCGGATTGGACAGATCCATGGCC of the Herbiconiux flava genome contains:
- a CDS encoding nucleotidyltransferase domain-containing protein; translation: MDLSNPGDALLGPATSRLLSHLARLNGGITGRRAAELAQVPWSTGWRTLERLTSLGLVLRQTVGSSALFTLNRDHVLWPPIRDILSSRSRVELLIANLVAALADDETTAALYGSVARGASAADSDVDLVIVWSAAVGDPAQRDHLLRRLAEEVELATGNRLEVVDLDRRDLERLSVAADPLISSWLNDACTLAGPDLGELLARAAA